The Oceanicaulis alexandrii DSM 11625 DNA segment CTCGCCATCCGCGACTTCGGCGCGGCGCTGGCGACCGGCGCGACCACCACGGATGAAGAGATTGCGATCCGCACGGCCCTGGGTCAGCTCTATCTGGTTCAGGAAAATGTGGACGAGGCGATCCGTCAGTTCGAGCTGGCCATCTCGGCTGGCGCCGAGTTGACGCCGAACTTCTCCAAGACCGTGGCGCAAGCGTATCTGCAGGCGGACCGGATTTCCGATGGCGTTCGCTATGCGGAAATCTATTACAACAATACGCCCCAAAAGAACGAGCAGGACTTCAACCTGATGTTCTATTTCTATCAGCAACTTGATCGCACCAGTGATCAATTGCGGGTGGTTCGGGAGTATCTGTCCGCGTTTCCGGGCGCACGTCAGGCCTGGCAGAATTTGATTGCGCTCTATGCGCAAGAAGATGACGCCAACAGTGCGTTTGAAGCTAACAAGCTGATGTATCTGAACGGTCTTTTCCAGGAAGAAAACGAGCTGATCCGTCTGGTTCAGTATTACAGCTTCTTTGAAAACCCGTTCCGCGGCGCGTCCATTCTGGAGCGCGAGATGAATGCGGGCCGCGTGGAAGTGACCCAGCGCAATCTCGAGCTTCTGGCCAATATGTGGCGTCAGGCGTCCGAGTTCGAACGGGCGATCCCGGTGCTCGAACGTTTGTCTCAGCTGCAAGGCGATGGTGAAACCGCCCTGCGTCTGGCCGAAGCGAACTTCCAGCTCAATGACTTTGGCGCTGCGGAAGCGGCCCTGGTCACGGCTCTGGATCGCGGCGGCCTCAGCGATACCGGCAAAGCCTGGGAATTGCTGGGCACGGCGCGCTTCCGTCAGGGCGAACGTCAGGGTGCGATCCAGGCGTTCCGTGAAGGGGCGCGCTATCCTTCGAGCCGTACGGCCTCCAATGGCTGGATTCGCTGGATCACCGCTCAGATTGATGGCGAAGAGCGTCGCCGGGTGCAACAGGAGCAGATCGTCATCGACGAATGCCGCCTGACCCTGGACGCAGAGCGCCGTCAGATCGTTCTGACCGGTTCTGTGGATGATGAAGGCCGCGTGCGGTTTGAATCCATCCCGGAGCGCTGTGAGCCGTACTACAATGTCTATGGTGAGCAGATCCGTGAAGCAGGCCTGACCGACGCCGAAGCGGCGGCGGCTCAAGCCGAGCGCGAAGCCGAAGCGGCGACCGCTGAAGGCTAAGCTCATACGACAGACTGATTGAAAGCCCCGGCGCTCTGCGCCGGGGCTTTTTCTTTAGGGCCCTAGAGTATTCTTGCTAGGGTTCGAGCCTCGCCTTGGATTAAGCGCAATGAGAAACCGGCTTTCAGGCGCTCGGCGGCCTGCATGCGCTTCTCCTGGACGGGGCGTCAGAACATGGAGGCGTGCATGAAGGGCGGATGCAATTGCGGGGCGGTGCGCTTTGAAGTGACAGGGCCTGTCATGGGTGTGATCCAGTGTCACTGCTCACTGTGTCGCCGATATACAGGAACGGCGAATATCTCGGTGGTGCTGGCGAAACGAGAGGATTTTCACTGGCTCGCTGGCGAGGATCAATTGACCTATTGGCGTCATCCAGATGCAGACTGGGAAAGCACGTTTTGCAAGTTCTGCGGCTCACCCGCTCCTGGTGACAATGACGCGGACCGGGTCTTTATTCCTGCAGGCGTTCTAACCGACGGCGCGGACTCGTTGAAGGTCGTCCACCATATCTTTGTAGGCTCGAAAGCGAGCTGGGACGAGATCGGTGATGACGGTGCTCAGCATGACACGCGGATCGGTGTGAAGTCCTGATCAAGCACAAAAAAACGGCGCGGGGAAAGCTCCCGCGCCGTTTTCAGTTCTCTCAGTGAGGCGGAAGCCTACTCAGGGCTGTCAGAGGCCTCAGAGGCGGCCTCTGCGGCTTCCTGATCGGCCAGGCCCACCGTCATCAGGGCGAAGGCGTATTCCTCGGCGCGTTCACGCAGGGAATCAAACCGGCCAGACGCGCCGCCATGACCCGCGCCCATATTGGTGCGCATCAGGGTCAGGCCGTCATCGGTGCGGCGGGTGCGCAGACGCGCCGCCCATTTCGCGGGCTCCCAATAGGTCACACGCGGGTCGGTGAGGCCCGCTGTGGCCAGAACATGCGGGTAATCCTGCGCGCTCACCTGATCATAGGGGCTGTAGGACAGGATGTAGTCATACGCCGCCGGGTCGGTGATCGGGTTGCCCCATTCCGGCCATTCCGGCGGGGTCAGCGGCAGGCTTTCATCGGACATCGTGGTCAGCACATCCACGAACGGCACCGCGCCGATGGCGCCGGCGAACAGCTCGGGCGCCTGGTTGATGGCGGCGCCGACCAGCAGGCCGCCGGCTGAGCCGCCCATGGCGACCATCTGACCTTCAGAGGTGTAGCCTGCTTCGACCAGGGCGCGGCCCGAGTCGACGAAGTCATTGAACGTGTTGGTTTTCTGGTCGAGCTTGCCGTCCAGATACCATTGATAGCCCTTGGACATGCCGCCACGGATATGGGCGATGGCGTAGACCATGCCACGATCCACCAGGCTGAGGCGCGAGGTGGAGAAGCTGGCGGGAATGGTGATGCCGTAAGACCCATAGCCGTACAGCAGCAGCGGCGCGGACCCGTCGATCGGGGTGTCGCGATGATACAGGATCGTCACCGGCACGCTGGCGCCGTCGCGGGCCGTGGCGTGGATGCGGCGCACCACAAAGTCTTCCGCATTGTGACCCGAGGGGACTTCCTGACGCTTGATCAGGGTGCGCTCACGCGCGCTCATGTCGTAGTCATAGGTCTCTTCCGGGGTGGACGGGCTTTCATAGGAGAAACGCATCTGGTCGGTGGCGTATTCATAGCCGCCATCCATGCCCAGGGCGTAGGCTTCCTCATCAAACGCGATCTCGTGCTCTTCGCCGGACCGCAAGTCGCGCACGATGATGCGGGGCAGGGCGTCTGAACGCTCGGACCGGACCAGCCAGTTCTCAAAACCCATCAACCCGTTCACCAGCACGCCGGGGCGGTGCTCGATCAGCGACGTCCAGTTCTCGCGGCGCGGATCATCCAGCGGCGCTTCCATGATCTGGAAGTCCACAGCGCCGCCCTGATTGGTGCGCACGAACAGACGGCCGCCCGCTTCGGTCAGCGAATATTCCACGCCCGGCTCACGTTCTGACACCAGGATCGGCTCGGCGGCCGGATCATTGGCGTCAAACACCCGCGCTTCAGAGGTGGTGTGGTCGCCGGCGCCCAGAACGATCCAGCTGTCGCCATCGGTCTTGCTGACGCTCAGGAAATAGCCCGGATCGGTTTCTTCGTAGATCAGCTCGGCTTCAGCGGAGTCGAACGCCTGACGATAGACCCGGCGCGGCCGGTTGTTGTCGTCGCGCCAGACCCAGTACAGGGTGCGGCTGTCATTGCCCCAGACCATGGAGCCATAGCCCTCATCGGTGACGGTGGCGATGTCCTCGCCCGTCTCGAGGTCGCGAATCTTGATCTGGTAGAATTCCGAACCGGCGGTATCCACCGCATAAGCCAGATAGCGGTGATCGGGCGAGTGCTGGACAGAGCCCAGATCGAAATACTCGATTCCGTCCGCTTCGGCGTCGCCATCCAGGATGATCACTTCCTCGCCAGCCATCTCGCCGTTCTCGCCGGTCGCACGCCGGGCGAAGACCGGATACTGGCCGCCTTCGCGATAGCGCAGATAATAATACCAGTCGCCATCGCGGGAGGCGGGAGATTCATCGTCTTCCTTGATGCGGCCGCGCATCTCGCCGTACAGGCGCTCTTCCAGGCCGGTGAGCGGCGCCATCACCTCGTTGTAATAGGCGTTTTCCGCTTCCAGGTGCGCGCGGATGTCCGCGTCCAGCACGCTGGGATCGCGCATCACTTCCTGCCAGTTGTCATCGCGCAGCCAGGTGAATTCGTCGGTGCGGGTGCGGCCCAGCTGCTCGATCTCGACCGGGCGCTGCTCGGGCGTCGGCGCTGAAATCTCGAGCGCGCGCGCGATCAGGTCCTGAGCGGGGGCGGAGGTGTCATTCATACTGTTTTCCGTCGTCGTGGCGGCGCTGTCCGCAGCGGGCTGGCTGCAGGCTGAAAGCGCAATAAGCGCCGCCCCGGCCAGCAAGGCGGCTTTCGATCCGTAATGAGATAAGGTCA contains these protein-coding regions:
- a CDS encoding tetratricopeptide repeat protein produces the protein MTLNETFNPASLVRTLGVVAISGLLAIAIAAPSEAQRRRDNEDQQAEGRVLSSAVGEQVLASQECQDVDDNACVLRIMNELAARDNLTPYERFVVLQLRARAYFTEDRLDLAIRDFGAALATGATTTDEEIAIRTALGQLYLVQENVDEAIRQFELAISAGAELTPNFSKTVAQAYLQADRISDGVRYAEIYYNNTPQKNEQDFNLMFYFYQQLDRTSDQLRVVREYLSAFPGARQAWQNLIALYAQEDDANSAFEANKLMYLNGLFQEENELIRLVQYYSFFENPFRGASILEREMNAGRVEVTQRNLELLANMWRQASEFERAIPVLERLSQLQGDGETALRLAEANFQLNDFGAAEAALVTALDRGGLSDTGKAWELLGTARFRQGERQGAIQAFREGARYPSSRTASNGWIRWITAQIDGEERRRVQQEQIVIDECRLTLDAERRQIVLTGSVDDEGRVRFESIPERCEPYYNVYGEQIREAGLTDAEAAAAQAEREAEAATAEG
- a CDS encoding GFA family protein; the protein is MRFSWTGRQNMEACMKGGCNCGAVRFEVTGPVMGVIQCHCSLCRRYTGTANISVVLAKREDFHWLAGEDQLTYWRHPDADWESTFCKFCGSPAPGDNDADRVFIPAGVLTDGADSLKVVHHIFVGSKASWDEIGDDGAQHDTRIGVKS
- a CDS encoding S9 family peptidase: MTLSHYGSKAALLAGAALIALSACSQPAADSAATTTENSMNDTSAPAQDLIARALEISAPTPEQRPVEIEQLGRTRTDEFTWLRDDNWQEVMRDPSVLDADIRAHLEAENAYYNEVMAPLTGLEERLYGEMRGRIKEDDESPASRDGDWYYYLRYREGGQYPVFARRATGENGEMAGEEVIILDGDAEADGIEYFDLGSVQHSPDHRYLAYAVDTAGSEFYQIKIRDLETGEDIATVTDEGYGSMVWGNDSRTLYWVWRDDNNRPRRVYRQAFDSAEAELIYEETDPGYFLSVSKTDGDSWIVLGAGDHTTSEARVFDANDPAAEPILVSEREPGVEYSLTEAGGRLFVRTNQGGAVDFQIMEAPLDDPRRENWTSLIEHRPGVLVNGLMGFENWLVRSERSDALPRIIVRDLRSGEEHEIAFDEEAYALGMDGGYEYATDQMRFSYESPSTPEETYDYDMSARERTLIKRQEVPSGHNAEDFVVRRIHATARDGASVPVTILYHRDTPIDGSAPLLLYGYGSYGITIPASFSTSRLSLVDRGMVYAIAHIRGGMSKGYQWYLDGKLDQKTNTFNDFVDSGRALVEAGYTSEGQMVAMGGSAGGLLVGAAINQAPELFAGAIGAVPFVDVLTTMSDESLPLTPPEWPEWGNPITDPAAYDYILSYSPYDQVSAQDYPHVLATAGLTDPRVTYWEPAKWAARLRTRRTDDGLTLMRTNMGAGHGGASGRFDSLRERAEEYAFALMTVGLADQEAAEAASEASDSPE